The sequence CGCCAGCTGGCGCGCGGGTCGGCCAGCGTGAAGCCGGCGCCCGGGTCCAGCGAGAAACCCGGGTTGTAGGCCGGGTCGTTGGCCATCACCGGTAACCAACGCGCGTACATCGCCTCTTCGTCGAGGGCCGTGGCGGTGGTGGCATCGGGCGGGTCGATCAACAACTGCGCGCGCGCGGCAAACACATTCAAGTACCCGGCCTGGTGCAGGCGCAGGCACAGGTCGACATCGCTCCACTGCGCCAATGCCGGCTCCAGCGCAAAGCCGCCTGCGTCGATAAATAGCTGACGCGGCAGCATCAGACACTCGCCACTCAAGGCGGTGTAGTTCTGGTCCAGCTGCAGGCGCTGCAGATAGCCGGATTCGTCGAATGCACTGCCTTCGAACGCGCGCGCTACCGGTGCCCCCAGGCCCAGCAACAGACCGGCGTGGTGCACGGTGCCGTCGCTGCGTAACAGCTTGCCGGCCACCGCGCCCACTTCCGGGCGGAGCGCGTGGTTGAGCAGTTGCTCCAACCAATCGGCCTTCATCACCGCAGCGCCGGCCGACAGCCACAGCAGCACGTCCCCACGTGCATGCTCGGCGGCCGCGTTGCAGACCGCCTCGCGTACAGGCTCCGCGGCAAAGCGCAGCACGCGGATCTGCTGCATGCCCAGCGCATCGATGCCGGCCAGCCACGCGCGCAGGTCCGGGGCGGTGCTGTCGCGGTCCAGCAGCAGTACCTCGTAATGCGGGTAGGCGGTGTTGGCCAGGATGCTTTCCAGACAGCGCTGCACCTGCGGCAAACGGCCATCGACCAGCACCAGGATGCTGACCAGCGGCTGCTGGGCATGCTGGTACTCCACTGCATGCCGTCCGGGGCCGGCGCTGTGCACGCGTGCATCCGCATACCCGCGCGCGGCCAAGTGGCGGGCGATGGCACGTTGCTCGTCCGCATCGGTTTGCCGTGTCTGTGCTGCGGCCACCAACAATGGCTCGGCGATGTGCTGCACACAGGCCAGGCCGTAACGCTCGACTAGGCCAAGCTGATAGCCGAGTTCGAAGGCCTGCCCAAGGTCTGCCGGAAAACCGCCGTCGGCCACCAGGCCGCTGCGGCGGAACAGCCAGTGCCGCGACAGCGTGGACGGCGCGCTCAGCAGTACATCCAGATACAGCGCCGGCCGCAGCGCCAGCCCAAGCTGCGCGGTGTCCAGCGCAACCACTTCGTCCGCATAGACGGCCTGGCACTGCTCGGGCAGCCCGATCATGCCCAATGCCAGCATCGTCAGGCCACTGACGGTAAAGATGCTGCCGGCCTCCACCAGTACCACCCACTCGACATCCTGTTGCCCTGCAATGGCCTGGTTGAGCGCGGCCACCAGGCCCGCCTCGCCAATCAGTAGCCCACGCTCGCCGTGGTCGTCCAGCTGGTGCGGTGCGCTGCTGACCACCCAGGTCTGCTGATTCCGATAGCAGGCCACTGCATCGATGCTGGCCCGTGTTGCGGCGACTGCGGCGGCGTCCCCATCGCGGTCGATCAGCATCACCGCAATCCGTGGCCCTCCGGCATGTGCCTGCAGGCGCGCATCGATCAACGCGCGCTGCACATCGCTGGGGTGGCGCACGCCCAGCCAAGTGGCCGGCGAGACCTGCTCGGCCATGCCGGCGCTGCGCATCAGCGCATTGACCAGATCCACCGACTTGAACACCCGCGCCTTGTGCGGACTGAGCGGCGCAACCCGCACCTGACGATTGTCGCCGCTCTCACGCCGCCAGCCGAGCTGCCGGATGCCCTGGCGCAGGTCCTCATGGCCCTGATCGCCGACCCCGACCTGATCGCGGCCGGCCTGGCTGAACTGCGCGCTGGACACACGGAAGTGCGTCAGCGGGCTGGCCAGAAACGCCAGGTTGCCGTGGCGCAGCAGCTTCACATAGATCGCCAGATCGCCGACCCAGTGGATCGGTTTGCCGTTCAACATCATCAGCTCATTGCCCAGCGCCAGCAGCTCGGCGCGGCGTGCCAGCACGCAGCTGGGCTCGCCAATGAAGTTGATGGCGTGGTCGGCCAGGAACGACACCAGCTCAGGCCCGTCGATCAGCACGTCTTCGTTGAAAGGAAAGCTGGTGGCCAGGATATCCGGCAACGGCGCGCCATCGTCGTCGATGCGCAACCGCCGCGAGGACGCCATTGCCGTGCCCGGGTTGCGCTCGATCGCTTCCACCAATTGCGCAATGCAATCGGGCTCCAGCACATCGTCGTCGTGCAGAAACTTGATGTACTCGCCGTGCGCCAGCCCAATGCCTTTGATGGTGCTGCCGAGTTCGCCGAGGCGCGTCGCGTTGCGGGAGTAGCGGATCGGGAAGGGAGCAGACGCCAAGCGCAGCGCCAGCAGGGACTCGATCGCGCCATCGCCATTGTCGTCGCAGATCACCAGCTCCAGCGCCGGGTAGGTCTGCGCCAGCACACTGTCCAGCGCCTGCGCGAAATA comes from Xanthomonas vesicatoria ATCC 35937 and encodes:
- a CDS encoding glycosyltransferase; the encoded protein is MPTFKPRYFAQALDSVLAQTYPALELVICDDNGDGAIESLLALRLASAPFPIRYSRNATRLGELGSTIKGIGLAHGEYIKFLHDDDVLEPDCIAQLVEAIERNPGTAMASSRRLRIDDDGAPLPDILATSFPFNEDVLIDGPELVSFLADHAINFIGEPSCVLARRAELLALGNELMMLNGKPIHWVGDLAIYVKLLRHGNLAFLASPLTHFRVSSAQFSQAGRDQVGVGDQGHEDLRQGIRQLGWRRESGDNRQVRVAPLSPHKARVFKSVDLVNALMRSAGMAEQVSPATWLGVRHPSDVQRALIDARLQAHAGGPRIAVMLIDRDGDAAAVAATRASIDAVACYRNQQTWVVSSAPHQLDDHGERGLLIGEAGLVAALNQAIAGQQDVEWVVLVEAGSIFTVSGLTMLALGMIGLPEQCQAVYADEVVALDTAQLGLALRPALYLDVLLSAPSTLSRHWLFRRSGLVADGGFPADLGQAFELGYQLGLVERYGLACVQHIAEPLLVAAAQTRQTDADEQRAIARHLAARGYADARVHSAGPGRHAVEYQHAQQPLVSILVLVDGRLPQVQRCLESILANTAYPHYEVLLLDRDSTAPDLRAWLAGIDALGMQQIRVLRFAAEPVREAVCNAAAEHARGDVLLWLSAGAAVMKADWLEQLLNHALRPEVGAVAGKLLRSDGTVHHAGLLLGLGAPVARAFEGSAFDESGYLQRLQLDQNYTALSGECLMLPRQLFIDAGGFALEPALAQWSDVDLCLRLHQAGYLNVFAARAQLLIDPPDATTATALDEEAMYARWLPVMANDPAYNPGFSLDPGAGFTLADPRASWRPLQSWRPLPSVIALPADIEGCGHYRVIQPLRALREAGLAEGVLFNGYLEIAELARQDPDVVILQRQVGEARLEAMRRMKALSRAFKVYELDDYLPNLPLKNAHREHMPKDILKTVRRGLGMVDRFVVSTPALAEAFAGLHSDIRVAENRLPPHWWEHLPARAERQGGKPRIGWAGGASHTGDLELIADVVKELAGEVEWVFMGMYPFALRQHIHQFQPGVPIDQYPAALAALDLDLALAPVEQNLFNECKSNLRLLEYGACGYPVIASDVRCYQGTLPVTLVKNRYRDWIGAIREHLADLDAARAKGAALREVVRRDWMLSGSNLERWREAWLPD